The following are encoded in a window of Acidobacteriota bacterium genomic DNA:
- a CDS encoding S8 family serine peptidase, whose amino-acid sequence MAADPRIRFVEQNFTTETPQPQISGTQWTWFNGEYLWHLDRVDEVSWEDRDSKHNMCTEGRSVYAYVIDTGVQSDHPQFEDPSRVVHSVDFSEDRTDKSKPFTADVTNGCTAPGYEQPHLWHGTAVASVLAGTQVGVAKPQVVSLKIAQCLNGQALTADLIDATDWIADPNSNPYISLPGVVNHSGFVPDWKDEIEGGGSQPSAYSVAVEGLVNATNKPFFTSADNFTADACLFAPNDRARTSLRSGYVFVVGGTSVSTSSTDPKDYRFQFWEDSSTIDVGHDSGSNSGACVSIYAPATSIYAARHSLYRDVDENLTLYDRATGTSFASPIVAGIAARYMERQKSETGSTPGSEAVYSWLLANASAEIYLTTTDDYWFCLDVDPNNSLRDQTWLSSPPAQCPSGTLGYDTQQQTWGAGYPPYKFNVVGNASGARMVYWNEAAGSPTGECE is encoded by the coding sequence ATGGCGGCCGATCCACGAATCCGCTTCGTCGAGCAAAACTTCACGACCGAAACTCCGCAGCCGCAGATCTCAGGGACCCAATGGACATGGTTCAATGGTGAATACCTGTGGCACCTCGACCGAGTGGATGAGGTTTCATGGGAGGATCGCGACAGCAAGCACAATATGTGCACCGAGGGGCGCAGCGTCTACGCATACGTCATTGACACAGGAGTCCAAAGCGATCACCCCCAGTTCGAGGACCCCTCCCGTGTCGTTCACTCGGTCGATTTCTCTGAGGACCGGACGGATAAGTCCAAGCCTTTTACAGCGGATGTGACCAACGGATGCACCGCGCCAGGCTATGAGCAGCCGCACCTGTGGCATGGCACCGCGGTCGCGTCCGTCCTCGCGGGAACCCAGGTCGGTGTTGCAAAGCCACAGGTCGTTTCATTGAAGATTGCACAGTGTTTGAACGGTCAAGCCCTCACGGCGGATCTCATCGACGCGACCGATTGGATCGCGGATCCGAACAGCAATCCATACATATCCCTGCCGGGAGTGGTGAACCACAGCGGATTCGTCCCTGACTGGAAAGATGAGATCGAAGGCGGTGGTTCACAACCATCGGCATACAGCGTGGCTGTCGAGGGATTGGTGAACGCCACGAACAAGCCGTTCTTTACCTCGGCTGACAACTTCACTGCCGATGCATGCCTCTTCGCCCCTAACGACCGTGCCCGGACGAGCCTTCGTTCGGGATACGTTTTTGTTGTGGGAGGTACGAGCGTATCGACATCCTCGACGGATCCGAAGGATTACCGGTTTCAGTTCTGGGAAGATTCGTCCACCATCGACGTCGGCCATGACAGCGGCTCCAATTCGGGTGCGTGCGTCAGCATCTATGCGCCCGCGACCAGTATCTATGCGGCGCGCCATTCTCTCTACAGAGACGTTGATGAAAATCTGACGCTGTACGATCGCGCGACCGGAACCTCCTTTGCGTCGCCGATTGTGGCCGGTATTGCAGCACGCTACATGGAACGGCAGAAGAGCGAGACGGGCAGCACGCCCGGTAGCGAAGCCGTATACTCATGGTTGCTCGCAAATGCCTCGGCCGAGATCTACCTGACGACCACGGACGATTACTGGTTCTGCCTCGATGTTGATCCGAATAATAGCCTACGTGATCAAACCTGGCTTTCCAGCCCGCCAGCGCAGTGCCCCAGTGGAACCTTGGGATACGACACGCAGCAGCAAACCTGGGGTGCCGGCTATCCGCCGTACAAGTTCAACGTGGTGGGGAACGCCTCCGGAGCGCGAATGGTTTACTGGAATGAAGCTGCCGGCTCACCGACCGGCGAATGCGAGTAG
- the cls gene encoding cardiolipin synthase, whose amino-acid sequence MVTIIVLLLIIGLFLLVTIPYITRETRVSSVEILDETDELPEVGGALFLRHFEVLSGSRLYDGNRVEILLNGDGTYDRMIDELGTAKKSISWHVFFHRPGELSDRVREALIERAKAGVKVNFLYDYFGTDGLSDEYLDGLRDAGVHVNVFRPFQWNLLYKIGQRMHIRAVVIDGAVAYTGGFGIDDRWLGDGKTEGCWRDTNVRIEGPAVDQLQGAFIANWAESSAKLLMGEVLFGEIEDDAEARAGDVRAGIMHTDPSIGSTNAERFFVLSIAAAKSSICITTPYFVPDDDFRTLMMEAAKRGVDVRILDPGWNTDQRPAYFAGRAHLEELMEAGIRIFEYEPTMVHAKTMVVDGKWGYVGTINFDNRSMMLNDEVAMVFSSSEIGGQLVRIFEDDLTRAHEVDLEEFRARPLWQKATEQLSRTVSHIL is encoded by the coding sequence GTGGTCACCATCATCGTTCTCCTTCTGATCATCGGGCTGTTCCTGCTCGTGACGATTCCGTACATCACGCGTGAGACCCGGGTCAGCAGTGTCGAGATCCTCGATGAAACGGATGAGCTTCCGGAGGTGGGCGGTGCGCTCTTTCTCCGCCACTTCGAAGTCCTCAGTGGCAGCCGGCTCTATGACGGCAACCGGGTCGAGATCCTCCTCAACGGAGACGGCACCTATGACCGGATGATCGACGAGCTCGGAACGGCGAAGAAGTCGATCTCCTGGCACGTCTTCTTTCATCGGCCCGGAGAGCTGTCCGATCGGGTCCGCGAGGCGCTCATCGAACGCGCGAAGGCCGGTGTGAAGGTGAACTTTCTTTACGATTACTTCGGGACGGATGGTTTGAGTGATGAGTACCTCGACGGGTTACGCGACGCCGGCGTTCATGTGAATGTTTTCCGGCCATTCCAATGGAACCTCCTCTACAAGATCGGTCAGCGTATGCACATCCGCGCGGTCGTCATCGATGGAGCGGTCGCGTACACGGGCGGTTTCGGGATCGACGACCGGTGGCTCGGCGACGGAAAGACCGAGGGATGCTGGCGGGATACGAACGTCCGGATCGAGGGGCCTGCGGTCGACCAGCTCCAGGGGGCGTTCATTGCGAACTGGGCGGAATCGAGCGCGAAGCTGCTGATGGGCGAAGTTCTGTTCGGCGAGATCGAGGATGATGCAGAGGCGCGGGCGGGAGATGTACGCGCCGGAATCATGCACACCGATCCGTCGATCGGCAGCACGAACGCCGAACGGTTTTTCGTTCTCTCGATCGCCGCGGCGAAAAGCTCGATCTGCATCACCACCCCGTACTTCGTTCCGGATGACGACTTTCGCACGCTGATGATGGAAGCCGCGAAGCGTGGCGTCGACGTCCGGATCCTCGACCCCGGCTGGAACACCGATCAGAGGCCGGCGTACTTCGCCGGGCGCGCCCATCTCGAGGAGCTCATGGAAGCCGGAATCCGGATCTTCGAGTACGAGCCGACGATGGTCCACGCGAAGACGATGGTGGTCGACGGCAAGTGGGGCTACGTCGGTACGATCAATTTCGACAATCGGTCGATGATGCTCAACGACGAGGTCGCGATGGTCTTTTCGTCGAGCGAGATCGGAGGCCAGCTCGTCAGGATCTTCGAAGACGATCTGACGCGTGCGCATGAGGTCGACCTCGAGGAATTCCGGGCGCGCCCGTTGTGGCAGAAAGCGACCGAACAGCTCTCACGAACCGTCTCACACATTCTGTAA
- a CDS encoding TlpA family protein disulfide reductase: MPQFEAVTLAGGRWSGDLEGNVTLINIWATWCTPCRYEIPDLIELKSAWGPKGFEVLGVSVDNAGTAPQIQEFVRNFEINYAVIHDPGMTTLDAFNTTVVPTTVLVDRDGNVRWYHIGPVSSDDPELIDLLTELLGPASPSTTVSF; this comes from the coding sequence TTGCCTCAGTTCGAGGCCGTCACCCTCGCCGGCGGGCGATGGTCGGGCGACCTCGAAGGCAATGTGACCCTGATCAACATCTGGGCGACGTGGTGCACGCCCTGTCGCTACGAGATTCCCGATCTGATCGAGTTGAAGTCGGCCTGGGGACCGAAGGGCTTCGAAGTTCTCGGAGTCTCGGTCGACAACGCCGGAACCGCCCCGCAGATCCAGGAGTTCGTTCGCAACTTCGAGATCAATTACGCGGTGATCCACGATCCCGGCATGACGACCCTGGACGCGTTCAACACGACCGTGGTCCCGACGACCGTTCTGGTCGACCGCGACGGTAATGTCCGCTGGTATCACATCGGTCCGGTCTCGAGCGACGACCCGGAGCTGATCGACCTCCTGACGGAATTGCTCGGTCCCGCTTCCCCCTCGACGACTGTCTCTTTCTAG
- a CDS encoding 50S ribosomal protein L25, translated as MSEMTLEVARREKTGSGAAKKLRRDGKIPAVVYGGDRDSMAITVGSRELTDLIRKGDHGIRSVFLLKLADSDQTRHAMIRDFQMDPISRRPTHIDFIRVNMDEKVHVTVPIHVTGTAKGVKQFGGILDFQLRELEVECLPADIPDEFVIDVTDMDINDVRRVSDLAIPPGAELYDVDEDRVVVSVAPKAIEEVEEPEEGIEEIAEPELIGRAKDEAEEKEEEED; from the coding sequence ATGTCTGAGATGACCCTCGAAGTGGCCCGGCGCGAGAAGACCGGCTCCGGAGCCGCCAAAAAACTACGACGGGACGGGAAGATCCCGGCCGTCGTCTACGGTGGAGATCGCGATTCGATGGCGATCACCGTCGGCTCGCGCGAACTGACCGACCTCATCCGCAAGGGTGATCACGGCATCCGTTCGGTCTTCCTCCTCAAGCTGGCAGACAGCGATCAGACCCGTCACGCGATGATCCGTGATTTCCAGATGGATCCGATCAGCAGGCGTCCGACCCACATCGATTTCATTCGCGTCAACATGGACGAGAAGGTTCACGTGACGGTTCCGATCCACGTGACGGGAACGGCGAAGGGCGTGAAGCAGTTTGGCGGTATTCTCGACTTTCAGCTTCGGGAGCTCGAGGTCGAATGTCTTCCGGCCGACATCCCGGACGAGTTCGTCATCGACGTCACCGACATGGACATCAACGACGTCCGTCGCGTCTCCGACCTCGCCATTCCTCCGGGGGCTGAGCTCTACGACGTCGACGAGGATCGCGTCGTCGTCTCGGTTGCACCGAAGGCCATCGAAGAAGTCGAAGAGCCCGAGGAAGGGATCGAGGAGATCGCCGAACCGGAGCTCATCGGACGCGCGAAGGACGAGGCAGAAGAAAAAGAAGAAGAAGAGGACTGA
- a CDS encoding DUF4440 domain-containing protein, whose amino-acid sequence MRYAAILLALSLLLGCTSSAPTQASDLEEIQAQSRALSEAYARENIPALVAIYTVDGVAAPGGRDFVRGPEALRRLWTLPDGADVIRHQATPVEIVVDGDHAYDWGYYEGETVREGQASPFRGTYVIIWERGEDGVWRIAVDMWARLQNRN is encoded by the coding sequence ATGAGATATGCCGCCATCCTCCTCGCTCTTTCCCTCCTTCTCGGCTGCACATCCTCAGCTCCTACCCAGGCCTCCGACCTCGAGGAGATCCAGGCGCAGAGCCGCGCGCTCTCCGAGGCTTATGCCCGGGAGAACATCCCGGCGCTGGTCGCGATCTACACCGTGGACGGTGTCGCGGCGCCCGGCGGCCGCGACTTCGTTCGGGGTCCGGAGGCGCTGAGGCGGCTCTGGACGCTTCCGGATGGGGCCGACGTGATTCGTCATCAGGCGACCCCGGTCGAGATCGTCGTCGACGGCGATCACGCGTACGACTGGGGCTACTACGAAGGGGAGACGGTCCGGGAAGGACAGGCATCGCCGTTCCGCGGAACCTACGTCATCATCTGGGAGCGGGGCGAAGACGGGGTGTGGCGCATTGCCGTCGACATGTGGGCGCGGCTCCAGAACCGGAACTGA
- a CDS encoding PIN domain-containing protein translates to MSKSPKIYWDTCVFIALIDMEKRKTSVLDGINACIDRVEAGEATLVTSTITRIEITKTKLDPKKEKRFVGLLSRRNVVERNVDIRVADIAREIRYTYSGENDDPKIKTPDAVHAATAIASEVDSMWTLDGAGDRLRPSDLLSLKSPICGKWNLQIEEPFEAQGTLFRALPSGQEPDADEEE, encoded by the coding sequence ATGAGTAAGTCGCCAAAGATCTACTGGGATACCTGCGTGTTCATAGCATTGATCGACATGGAGAAGCGAAAGACCTCCGTCCTCGACGGCATCAACGCTTGCATCGATAGGGTCGAAGCTGGGGAGGCGACACTGGTCACATCGACCATCACCCGCATCGAGATAACCAAGACGAAGCTGGATCCTAAAAAAGAGAAGCGCTTCGTCGGACTATTGTCTCGCCGAAATGTCGTCGAGCGTAACGTAGACATCCGAGTCGCCGACATCGCGCGCGAGATCCGATACACCTACAGCGGCGAGAACGATGACCCGAAGATCAAGACTCCAGATGCAGTCCACGCCGCCACGGCAATAGCATCCGAGGTCGATTCCATGTGGACTCTCGACGGGGCGGGTGATCGCCTACGCCCCAGCGATCTTCTGAGCCTGAAAAGCCCGATCTGTGGGAAGTGGAATCTTCAAATCGAAGAGCCCTTCGAGGCTCAGGGAACTCTTTTCCGAGCTCTTCCATCAGGACAAGAGCCTGACGCCGACGAAGAAGAGTAG